A DNA window from Streptococcus parapneumoniae contains the following coding sequences:
- the mvaD gene encoding diphosphomevalonate decarboxylase: MDREPVTVRSYANIAIIKYWGKKKEKEMVPATSSISLTLENMYTETTLSSLPTDAMTDAFYINGQLQNEAEHAKMSKIIDRYRPAGEGFVRIDTQNNMPTAAGLSSSSSGLSALVKACNAYFKLGLTRNQLAQEAKFASGSSSRSFYGPLGAWDKDSGEIYPVETDLKLAMMMLVLEDKKKPISSRDGMKLCVETSTTFEDWVRQSEKDYQDMLVYLKENDFAKVGELTEKNALAMHATTKTASPAFSYLTDASYEAIDFVRQLREQGEACYFTMDAGPNVKVLCQEKDLEHLSEIFGQRYRLIVSKTKDLSQDDCC; encoded by the coding sequence ATGGATAGAGAGCCTGTAACAGTACGTTCCTACGCAAATATTGCTATTATCAAATATTGGGGAAAGAAAAAAGAAAAAGAGATGGTACCTGCTACTAGCAGTATTTCTCTGACTTTGGAGAATATGTATACGGAGACGACTTTGTCATCTTTACCGACGGATGCGATGACTGATGCCTTTTATATCAATGGTCAGTTACAAAATGAGGCAGAGCATGCCAAGATGAGCAAGATTATTGACCGTTACCGTCCAGCTGGGGAGGGCTTTGTTCGTATTGACACTCAAAACAATATGCCTACGGCAGCGGGCCTGTCCTCAAGTTCTAGTGGTTTGTCTGCCTTGGTCAAGGCTTGCAATGCTTATTTCAAGCTTGGATTGACTCGGAACCAGTTGGCACAGGAGGCTAAGTTTGCCTCAGGCTCTTCTTCTCGGAGTTTTTATGGACCACTCGGTGCCTGGGACAAGGATAGTGGAGAAATTTACCCTGTAGAGACAGACTTGAAACTAGCTATGATGATGTTGGTGCTAGAGGATAAGAAAAAACCAATCTCTAGCCGTGACGGGATGAAACTTTGTGTGGAAACCTCGACGACCTTTGAGGACTGGGTGCGTCAGTCTGAGAAGGATTATCAGGATATGCTGGTTTACCTCAAGGAAAATGACTTTGCCAAGGTTGGGGAGTTAACGGAGAAAAATGCCCTGGCTATGCATGCTACGACCAAAACAGCATCACCAGCCTTTTCTTATCTGACCGATGCCTCTTATGAGGCCATAGACTTTGTTCGTCAACTTCGTGAGCAAGGGGAAGCCTGCTACTTTACCATGGATGCTGGTCCCAATGTCAAGGTCCTCTGTCAGGAGAAAGACTTGGAGCATTTATCAGAAATCTTCGGTCAACGTTATCGCCTGATCGTGTCAAAAACAAAGGATTTGAGCCAAGATGATTGCTGTTAA
- a CDS encoding phosphomevalonate kinase, giving the protein MIAVKTCGKLYWAGEYAILEPGQLALIKDIPIYMRAEIAFSDSYHIYSDMFDFAVDLTPNPDYSLIQETIALVEDFLVHRGQTLRAFSLEIRGKMEREGKKFGLGSSGSVVVLVIKSLLALYDISVNQELLFKLASAVLLKRGDNGSMGDLACIVAEDLVLYQSFDRQKVAAWLEEENLATVLEREWGFSISQVKPTLECDFLVGWTKEVAVSSHMVQQIKQNIDQNFLSFSKATVAALVEALEQGKSEKMIEQVEVASQLLESLSTDIYTPSLRQLKEASQDLQAIAKSSGAGGGDCGIALSFDEQSTETIKNRWTNLGIELLYQERIGHDDKS; this is encoded by the coding sequence ATGATTGCTGTTAAAACTTGCGGGAAGCTCTATTGGGCTGGTGAATATGCTATTTTAGAGCCAGGGCAGTTGGCCTTGATAAAGGATATTCCCATCTATATGAGGGCTGAGATTGCTTTTTCTGATAGTTACCATATCTATTCAGATATGTTTGATTTCGCAGTTGATTTGACGCCAAATCCTGACTACAGCTTGATTCAAGAAACGATTGCTTTAGTGGAAGATTTCCTCGTTCATCGTGGGCAGACCTTGCGAGCTTTTTCTTTGGAGATCCGAGGGAAAATGGAACGAGAAGGGAAAAAGTTTGGTTTAGGTTCTAGCGGTAGTGTCGTTGTTTTGGTAATCAAGTCCTTACTGGCATTATATGATATTTCAGTTAATCAGGAGCTCTTGTTCAAGTTGGCTAGCGCTGTCTTGCTCAAGCGAGGAGACAATGGTTCTATGGGAGACCTTGCCTGTATTGTGGCAGAGGATTTGGTTCTCTACCAGTCATTTGATCGCCAGAAGGTTGCTGCTTGGTTGGAAGAAGAAAACTTGGCGACAGTTTTGGAGCGTGAGTGGGGCTTTTCTATCTCACAAGTGAAACCTACCTTAGAATGTGATTTCCTAGTGGGATGGACCAAGGAAGTGGCTGTATCAAGTCACATGGTCCAGCAAATCAAGCAAAATATAGACCAGAATTTTTTAAGTTTTTCAAAAGCAACGGTGGCTGCTTTAGTAGAAGCCTTGGAGCAGGGGAAATCAGAAAAAATGATCGAGCAAGTAGAAGTAGCCAGCCAGCTTTTAGAAAGCTTGAGTACAGATATTTACACGCCTTCGCTCAGACAGTTGAAAGAAGCTAGTCAAGATTTGCAAGCTATTGCTAAGAGTAGCGGTGCTGGTGGTGGTGATTGTGGTATTGCCTTGAGTTTTGATGAGCAATCAACTGAAACCATAAAAAACCGTTGGACCAATCTGGGGATTGAGCTCTTATACCAAGAAAGGATAGGACATGACGACAAATCGTAA
- the mvk gene encoding mevalonate kinase: protein MTKKIGVGQAHSKIILIGEHTVVYGYPAISLPLLEVEVTCKVVPAASPWRLYEEDTLSMAVYASLEYLEIKEACIRCEIDSAIPEKRGMGSSAAISIAAIRAVFDYYQAELPHDVLEILVNRAEMIAHMNPSGLDAKTCLSDQPIRFIKSVGFTELEMALSAYLVIADTGVYGQTREAIQVVQSKGKDALPFLHALGELTQHAEEAITRKDAEGLGQILSQAHLHLKEIGVSSPEADSLVETALSYGALGAKMSGGGLGGCIIALATNLIQAQELAERLEEKGAVQTWIESL from the coding sequence ATGACAAAAAAAATTGGTGTCGGTCAGGCACATAGTAAGATTATTTTAATAGGGGAGCATACGGTCGTTTACGGTTATCCTGCTATTTCCCTGCCTCTTTTGGAGGTGGAGGTGACTTGTAAGGTAGTTCCTGCAGCGAGTCCTTGGCGCCTTTATGAGGAGGATACCTTGTCCATGGCAGTTTATGCTTCGCTGGAGTATTTGGAAATCAAAGAAGCCTGCATTCGCTGTGAGATTGACTCGGCTATCCCCGAAAAACGGGGAATGGGTTCATCAGCTGCTATCAGCATAGCGGCCATTCGTGCGGTTTTTGACTACTATCAAGCAGAACTGCCTCATGATGTACTAGAAATCTTGGTTAATCGGGCTGAGATGATTGCCCATATGAATCCAAGTGGTTTGGATGCTAAGACCTGTCTCAGTGACCAGCCTATTCGCTTTATCAAGAGCGTAGGATTTACAGAGCTTGAGATGGCTCTATCCGCCTATTTGGTGATTGCCGATACGGGTGTTTATGGTCAAACTCGTGAAGCCATCCAAGTGGTTCAAAGTAAGGGGAAAGACGCCCTACCATTTTTGCATGCCTTGGGAGAATTGACCCAGCATGCGGAAGAAGCAATTACACGAAAAGATGCTGAAGGACTGGGACAAATCCTCAGTCAAGCGCATTTACATTTAAAAGAAATTGGTGTCAGTAGCCCTGAGGCAGACTCTTTGGTTGAAACGGCTCTTAGTTATGGTGCTCTGGGTGCCAAGATGAGCGGTGGTGGGCTTGGAGGCTGTATCATAGCCTTGGCAACCAATTTGATTCAAGCTCAAGAACTAGCGGAAAGATTAGAAGAGAAAGGAGCTGTTCAGACATGGATAGAGAGCCTGTAA
- a CDS encoding response regulator transcription factor — MGKRILLLEKERNLAHFLSLELQKEQYRVDQVEEGQKALSMALQTDYDLILLNACLGDMTAQDFADKLSRTKPASVIMVLDHREELQDQIETIQRFAVSYIYKPVIIENLVARISAIFRGRDFIDQHCSQMKVPTSYRNLRMDVEHHTVYRGEEMIALTRREYDLLATLMGSKKVLTREQLLESVWKYESATETNIVDVYIRYLRSKLDVKGQKSYIKTVRGVGYTMQE, encoded by the coding sequence ATGGGGAAACGGATTTTATTACTTGAGAAAGAACGAAATCTAGCTCATTTTTTAAGTTTGGAACTCCAAAAAGAGCAATACCGAGTTGATCAGGTTGAGGAGGGGCAAAAAGCCCTCTCCATGGCTCTTCAGACAGACTATGACTTGATTTTATTGAATGCTTGTCTGGGGGATATGACAGCCCAGGATTTTGCAGACAAGCTGAGTCGGACTAAGCCAGCTTCAGTCATCATGGTCTTGGACCATCGTGAAGAATTGCAAGATCAGATTGAGACAATCCAACGCTTTGCCGTTTCGTACATCTATAAGCCGGTTATTATTGAGAATCTGGTAGCTCGTATTTCAGCGATTTTCCGAGGTCGGGACTTCATCGACCAACACTGTAGTCAGATGAAGGTTCCAACGTCTTACCGCAATCTGCGTATGGATGTAGAACATCATACCGTTTATCGTGGCGAAGAGATGATTGCCCTGACCCGTCGTGAGTATGACCTTTTGGCTACTCTTATGGGAAGCAAGAAAGTTCTGACTCGTGAGCAGTTATTGGAAAGTGTTTGGAAGTACGAAAGTGCGACAGAGACTAATATCGTGGATGTCTATATCCGCTATCTACGTAGCAAGCTTGATGTAAAAGGTCAAAAAAGCTACATTAAAACCGTTCGTGGTGTTGGTTACACCATGCAAGAATAG
- a CDS encoding N-acetylmuramoyl-L-alanine amidase family protein produces the protein MKIIKKLMPIALAVFFFGLLATSTVLADTTGGQFVDKDNRKYYIKDDHKAIYWHKIDGKTYYFGDSGEMVVGWQYLEIPGTGYRDDLFDNRPVFEIALQPKWYYFNQDGVLQEFVGWKQLEVKDSLNVGKKYGEGFEGSEVLKLANYYFDQDHSLKTGWLYDQSNWYYLAKTGYSGKDYLGGERRAGWINDDSTWYYLDPETGIMQTGWQYLGNKWYYLRSSGAMATGWYQEGSTWYYLDQQNGDMKTGWQNLGNKWYYLRSSGAMATGWFQVNGKWCYAYSSGALAVNTTVDGYSVNYNGEWVR, from the coding sequence ATGAAAATAATAAAAAAATTGATGCCAATCGCATTGGCAGTATTTTTCTTTGGTTTGCTAGCGACAAGTACAGTATTGGCGGATACTACAGGTGGACAGTTTGTTGATAAGGATAATAGAAAATATTATATAAAAGATGACCATAAAGCAATCTATTGGCATAAAATAGACGGTAAAACCTACTATTTCGGTGATAGTGGAGAAATGGTAGTCGGTTGGCAATACTTAGAAATCCCTGGGACAGGTTATCGTGATGATTTATTTGATAATCGACCAGTTTTCGAAATTGCCCTTCAACCGAAGTGGTACTACTTTAACCAAGATGGGGTTCTTCAAGAATTTGTTGGATGGAAACAATTAGAAGTTAAGGATTCGTTAAATGTTGGCAAAAAATATGGTGAAGGCTTTGAAGGCTCAGAAGTTCTTAAATTAGCAAATTATTACTTTGATCAAGACCATTCTTTAAAAACAGGTTGGCTTTATGATCAGTCTAACTGGTATTACTTAGCAAAAACAGGTTATTCAGGGAAAGACTACCTTGGTGGCGAAAGACGTGCTGGTTGGATCAATGATGATTCAACTTGGTACTATCTAGATCCAGAAACTGGTATCATGCAAACTGGTTGGCAATATCTTGGTAACAAGTGGTACTATCTCCGTTCATCGGGGGCCATGGCGACGGGTTGGTATCAGGAAGGCTCAACTTGGTACTACTTAGACCAGCAAAATGGTGATATGAAAACAGGTTGGCAAAACCTTGGTAACAAGTGGTACTATCTCCGTTCATCAGGAGCCATGGCGACAGGCTGGTTCCAGGTCAATGGAAAATGGTGCTATGCTTACAGTTCAGGTGCTTTGGCAGTGAATACGACCGTAGATGGCTATTCTGTCAATTATAATGGTGAATGGGTTCGATAA
- a CDS encoding SHIRT domain-containing protein translates to MNFKSRKCEENGKKVLRYSIRKHHLGVASVAVASVLFFATGVATVQADGPGAGEPVSGTPAPPSTPGSASTTSTLGTSGANTGDTEIENTNTNTAASTENGPIKPEDNVEARNNNEKPRGLERATEPANYDGKVSLIGQWTSESHEKKDTENTYKNATDKLGSPLSNPGLFRGAAKTFLGWSDMPPVNGKIADGARLFSAEDTIATAFPNGLSADSKLYGVYASLNDQDTPFPADKFSMGFAIIGGMNKFAINDNKVHIDTNVESEEVLPNTNLNKETKDKEKNTRRIIDEYKPDNNDTTKVNEVVLKAEFEMDKTTAMTVYRNPHVGYVGPVLSNTYKDNNFKLDEKKKTYTYVDLNVNLDKDLVVPEKLYAEFNGYSWRPLYALGIKEDGTKEILNVYSKEGTALGNTKDSFNSIVSNTDPRVTFGVETKGNHNITFRMILRSLNGYDSNRPENERNERIAESVVKPDEGKSIAETIMRNMILRSLTSTELKALFPNKSDEEINQMVVRINQDKAKELADTNGNTVLKVTGSVEGNVHPSAGRIGSGWLSLDSATNLPINKVEANVLELGYVTFYNVSYRFQSGTEGKVLPAVIENYKPKDTATYENEANVTPTQPTTTEYIDAENDGKWVFKGYDEAKKQVNKADVEFIGTWVFEANKYGVTYKFVSGTEGKALPAVIEGYKPTDQNRYVDKANVGATQPTSTEYVDTENDGKWVFKSYDAENKQVNKADVEFLGTWVFEANKYGVTYKFESGTPGKTLPAAIEGYKPTDPNRYVDKSNVTTIQPTKTEYVDTENDGKWVFKSYDAESKTVNKADVEFIGKWEFEANKYGVTYKFESGTPSKTLPEAIEGYKPTDQNRYVDKSNVTTIQPTTKEYVDTENDGKWVFKSYDVENKAVNKADVEFIGTWVFEANKYGVTYKFESGTPGKTLPEAIEGYKPTDQNRYVDKSNVTTIQPTKTEYVDTENDGKWVFKKYDAESKAVNKADVEFVGTWVFEANKYGVTYKFESGTPGKTLPAAIEGYKPTDQNRYVDKSNVTTIQPTKTEYVDTENDGKWVFKSYDAENKAVNKADVEFVGTWVFVANAPTPKPEPKPEPKPEPKPEPKPEPKPEPKPEPKPEPKPEPKPEPKPEPKPEPKPEPKPEPKPEPQPEPKPEPKPEPKPEPKPEPKPEPKPEPQPEPKPEPKPEPKPEPKPEPKPEPKPEPKPEPKPEPKPEPKPSPQPNPQPVPQPEPQPTPQPTPQPSPQPTPNPIPIPSENWDQGSTEVHKRDELPQTGSQQDEWLVALGGLSLLGALTVFPKKREE, encoded by the coding sequence ATGAACTTTAAGTCAAGAAAATGTGAAGAAAACGGGAAAAAAGTTTTACGCTATTCTATTAGAAAGCATCATTTGGGAGTAGCTAGTGTAGCAGTAGCTTCGGTGTTGTTTTTTGCAACTGGTGTGGCGACTGTTCAAGCGGATGGACCAGGAGCAGGCGAACCAGTATCAGGCACACCAGCCCCACCAAGTACACCAGGTTCAGCAAGTACAACAAGCACACTAGGCACTTCTGGTGCTAATACTGGTGACACAGAAATAGAAAATACCAATACAAATACAGCTGCATCAACAGAAAATGGGCCTATTAAGCCAGAAGATAATGTTGAAGCAAGAAATAATAATGAGAAACCTAGAGGGCTTGAAAGAGCAACAGAACCAGCAAATTATGATGGTAAAGTAAGTCTTATTGGTCAATGGACAAGTGAATCACACGAAAAAAAAGATACTGAAAATACATATAAGAATGCTACAGATAAATTAGGGAGTCCCTTATCTAATCCAGGTCTTTTCCGTGGCGCTGCAAAAACTTTTCTTGGTTGGTCTGATATGCCGCCAGTAAATGGGAAAATTGCAGATGGTGCAAGACTGTTCTCGGCAGAAGACACTATAGCTACAGCCTTTCCGAATGGCTTGTCAGCTGATTCTAAGCTATATGGTGTTTATGCCAGTCTAAATGACCAAGATACACCTTTCCCTGCTGATAAATTTTCTATGGGATTTGCGATTATAGGTGGAATGAATAAATTTGCCATTAATGATAATAAGGTTCATATTGATACGAATGTAGAATCAGAAGAAGTATTACCTAATACTAATTTAAATAAAGAAACAAAAGACAAAGAAAAAAATACCCGCCGTATCATTGATGAGTATAAACCGGACAATAATGATACTACAAAAGTGAATGAAGTGGTTTTAAAAGCTGAGTTTGAAATGGATAAAACTACAGCGATGACTGTGTATAGAAATCCTCATGTAGGATATGTTGGTCCGGTTTTATCCAACACATACAAGGATAATAACTTTAAATTAGATGAAAAGAAAAAAACTTACACCTATGTAGACTTAAATGTGAATTTAGACAAAGATTTAGTTGTTCCGGAAAAATTATATGCAGAGTTTAATGGTTACTCATGGAGACCATTGTATGCTCTTGGAATTAAGGAAGATGGAACGAAGGAAATCCTAAATGTGTATTCAAAAGAAGGGACAGCCTTAGGAAATACAAAAGATAGCTTTAATTCAATCGTTAGTAATACGGACCCTAGAGTCACATTTGGTGTTGAAACTAAAGGTAACCATAATATAACATTTAGAATGATTCTTAGATCTTTAAACGGATATGATAGTAATAGACCGGAAAATGAACGAAATGAGCGTATAGCTGAAAGTGTAGTAAAACCGGATGAAGGTAAGTCTATTGCTGAAACAATTATGCGCAATATGATACTTCGATCTCTTACATCAACAGAACTTAAAGCCTTGTTCCCTAATAAGAGTGATGAAGAAATCAATCAGATGGTTGTTCGTATTAATCAAGATAAAGCCAAAGAGTTAGCAGATACAAATGGAAATACAGTACTAAAAGTAACAGGTTCTGTTGAGGGTAATGTTCATCCAAGTGCAGGTAGAATCGGTAGTGGCTGGTTAAGCCTGGATTCAGCTACAAATTTACCTATTAACAAAGTAGAAGCTAACGTTTTAGAACTAGGTTATGTTACATTTTATAATGTATCCTACCGATTCCAAAGTGGAACAGAGGGAAAAGTATTACCAGCAGTAATCGAAAACTATAAGCCAAAAGATACAGCTACTTACGAAAATGAAGCGAATGTAACACCAACACAACCGACAACTACAGAGTATATAGATGCAGAAAACGATGGAAAATGGGTCTTCAAAGGTTATGATGAAGCTAAAAAACAAGTAAACAAAGCAGATGTGGAGTTCATTGGAACATGGGTATTCGAAGCTAATAAGTATGGTGTAACATACAAATTCGTTAGTGGAACAGAAGGTAAAGCATTACCAGCAGTAATAGAAGGCTATAAACCAACAGACCAAAATCGTTATGTAGATAAAGCTAATGTAGGTGCGACTCAACCAACAAGTACAGAGTACGTTGATACAGAAAATGATGGAAAATGGGTATTCAAGAGTTACGATGCTGAAAATAAACAGGTAAATAAAGCAGATGTAGAGTTTCTAGGAACATGGGTATTCGAAGCTAATAAATACGGTGTAACCTACAAATTTGAAAGTGGAACCCCGGGTAAGACATTGCCAGCAGCAATCGAAGGCTATAAACCAACCGACCCAAACCGTTATGTAGATAAATCAAATGTAACAACAATTCAACCAACAAAAACAGAGTATGTTGATACAGAAAATGATGGAAAATGGGTATTCAAGAGCTACGATGCAGAAAGTAAAACAGTAAATAAAGCAGATGTAGAGTTTATAGGAAAATGGGAATTTGAAGCTAACAAATACGGTGTAACCTATAAATTTGAAAGTGGGACTCCAAGTAAGACATTACCAGAAGCAATCGAAGGCTATAAACCAACAGACCAAAACCGTTATGTAGATAAATCAAATGTAACAACAATTCAGCCAACAACTAAAGAGTATGTTGATACAGAAAATGATGGGAAATGGGTATTCAAGAGCTACGATGTTGAAAATAAAGCAGTAAATAAAGCAGATGTAGAGTTTATAGGAACATGGGTATTCGAAGCTAATAAATACGGTGTAACCTACAAATTTGAAAGTGGGACACCAGGTAAGACATTGCCAGAAGCAATAGAAGGCTATAAACCAACAGACCAAAACCGTTATGTAGATAAATCAAATGTAACAACAATTCAACCAACAAAAACAGAGTATGTTGATACAGAAAATGATGGGAAATGGGTATTTAAAAAATACGATGCAGAAAGTAAAGCAGTAAATAAAGCAGATGTAGAATTTGTAGGAACATGGGTGTTCGAAGCTAATAAATACGGTGTAACATATAAATTTGAAAGTGGGACACCAGGTAAGACATTGCCAGCAGCAATAGAAGGCTATAAACCAACAGACCAAAACCGTTATGTAGATAAATCAAATGTAACAACAATTCAACCAACAAAAACAGAGTATGTTGATACAGAAAATGATGGGAAATGGGTATTTAAGAGCTACGATGCTGAAAATAAAGCAGTAAATAAAGCAGATGTAGAGTTTGTAGGAACATGGGTATTCGTGGCTAACGCACCGACTCCTAAGCCAGAGCCTAAGCCAGAACCAAAACCGGAGCCTAAGCCGGAACCAAAACCAGAGCCTAAACCAGAACCAAAACCGGAGCCTAAGCCAGAGCCTAAACCGGAACCAAAGCCAGAGCCTAAGCCAGAACCGAAACCAGAGCCTAAGCCGGAGCCAAAACCAGAGCCTAAGCCAGAACCGCAACCAGAGCCTAAGCCAGAACCGAAACCGGAGCCAAAACCAGAGCCTAAGCCAGAACCGAAACCGGAGCCTAAGCCAGAACCGCAACCGGAACCAAAACCAGAGCCTAAGCCAGAACCAAAACCGGAGCCTAAGCCGGAACCAAAACCGGAGCCTAAGCCAGAACCAAAACCGGAGCCTAAGCCAGAACCAAAACCGGAGCCTAAGCCATCACCGCAACCTAATCCCCAACCAGTACCTCAACCTGAGCCTCAGCCAACACCCCAGCCAACACCCCAGCCATCACCGCAACCAACCCCAAATCCTATTCCAATTCCTTCAGAGAATTGGGATCAAGGAAGTACTGAAGTGCACAAGCGGGATGAACTACCTCAGACAGGTAGTCAACAAGATGAATGGTTGGTAGCTCTAGGTGGCTTATCTCTCCTAGGTGCTTTGACGGTATTTCCTAAAAAACGAGAAGAATAG
- the gndA gene encoding NADP-dependent phosphogluconate dehydrogenase has protein sequence MTKANFGVVGMAVMGRNLALNIESRGYTVAIYNRSKEKTEDVIACHPEKNFVPSYDVESFVNSIEKPRRIMLMVQAGPGTDATIQALLPHLDKGDILIDGGNTFYKDTIRRNEELANSGINFIGTGVSGGEKGALEGPSIMPGGQKEAYELVADVLEEISAKAPEDGKPCVTYIGPDGAGHYVKMVHNGIEYGDMQLIAESYDLMQHLLGLSAEDMAEIFTEWNKGELDSYLIEITADILSRKDDEGQDGPIVDYILDAAGNKGTGKWTSQSSLDLGVPLSLITESVFARYISTYKEERVHASKVLPKPADFKFEGDKAELIEKIRQALYFSKIISYAQGFAQLRVASKENNWNLPFADIASIWRDGCIIRSRFLQKITDAYNRDADLANLLLDEYFLDVTAKYQQAVRDIVALAVQAGVPVPTFSAAITYFDSYRSADLPANLIQAQRDYFGAHTYQRKDKEGTFHYSWYDEK, from the coding sequence ATGACAAAAGCTAACTTTGGTGTTGTTGGTATGGCCGTAATGGGTCGTAACCTTGCCCTTAATATTGAATCTCGTGGTTACACAGTTGCTATTTACAACCGTAGTAAAGAAAAAACTGAAGATGTAATTGCTTGCCATCCTGAAAAGAACTTTGTACCAAGCTATGACGTTGAAAGCTTTGTAAACTCAATCGAAAAACCTCGTCGCATCATGCTCATGGTTCAAGCTGGACCTGGTACAGATGCTACTATCCAAGCCCTTCTTCCACACCTTGATAAGGGTGATATCTTGATCGACGGAGGAAACACTTTCTACAAAGATACAATCCGTCGTAATGAAGAATTGGCAAACTCAGGCATCAACTTTATCGGTACTGGAGTTTCTGGTGGTGAAAAAGGTGCCCTTGAAGGTCCTTCTATCATGCCTGGTGGACAAAAAGAAGCCTACGAATTGGTTGCAGATGTTCTTGAAGAAATCTCAGCTAAAGCACCAGAAGATGGCAAACCATGTGTGACTTACATTGGTCCTGATGGAGCTGGTCACTATGTGAAAATGGTTCACAACGGTATCGAGTATGGTGATATGCAATTGATCGCAGAAAGCTATGACTTGATGCAACACTTGCTAGGTCTTTCAGCAGAAGATATGGCTGAAATCTTTACTGAGTGGAACAAGGGTGAATTGGACAGCTACTTGATTGAAATCACAGCTGATATCTTGAGCCGTAAAGACGATGAAGGCCAAGATGGACCAATCGTAGACTACATCCTTGATGCTGCAGGTAACAAGGGAACTGGTAAATGGACTAGCCAATCATCACTTGACCTTGGTGTGCCATTGTCACTCATCACTGAGTCAGTATTTGCACGTTACATTTCAACTTACAAAGAAGAACGTGTACATGCTAGCAAGGTTCTTCCAAAACCAGCTGACTTCAAATTTGAAGGAGACAAGGCTGAGTTGATTGAAAAAATCCGTCAAGCCCTTTACTTCTCAAAAATCATTTCATACGCACAAGGTTTTGCGCAATTGCGTGTAGCTTCTAAAGAAAACAACTGGAACTTGCCATTTGCAGACATCGCATCTATCTGGCGTGATGGCTGTATCATCCGTTCTCGTTTCTTGCAAAAGATTACAGATGCTTACAACCGTGATGCAGACCTTGCTAACCTTCTTTTGGATGAGTACTTCTTGGATGTTACTGCTAAGTATCAACAAGCAGTGCGTGATATCGTAGCTCTTGCGGTTCAAGCTGGTGTACCAGTGCCAACTTTCTCAGCAGCTATTACTTACTTTGATAGCTACCGTTCAGCTGACCTTCCAGCTAACTTGATTCAAGCGCAACGTGATTACTTTGGTGCCCACACTTACCAACGTAAAGACAAAGAAGGAACATTCCACTACTCTTGGTATGACGAAAAATAA